One part of the Caproiciproducens sp. CPB-2 genome encodes these proteins:
- a CDS encoding ATPase, which produces MMSELNTEDLIDELYDMVEKAWSLPLSRGRAVLDGDEVKQILDEIRESLPQEIRQAKAICADRAQIISDAKREAETVVRVAEERAKAMVNQDEIVKQAQQKANDLLSQAQAKFREMRKASNDYIDDLMKRTDDGLAANLAELRQTRQNIKASQRSGQN; this is translated from the coding sequence ATGATGAGTGAGTTAAACACCGAAGATTTAATCGACGAACTGTACGATATGGTAGAGAAGGCCTGGAGTCTTCCCCTTAGCCGCGGACGCGCGGTGCTGGACGGCGACGAGGTAAAACAGATTCTTGATGAAATCCGCGAAAGCCTTCCGCAGGAAATCCGGCAGGCAAAGGCGATCTGCGCGGACCGCGCGCAGATCATCAGCGACGCGAAGCGCGAGGCCGAGACCGTCGTCCGCGTGGCGGAAGAACGCGCCAAGGCCATGGTAAACCAGGATGAAATCGTCAAACAGGCGCAGCAGAAGGCCAACGACCTGCTCAGTCAGGCGCAGGCGAAATTCCGGGAAATGCGCAAGGCCTCCAACGATTACATAGACGATCTGATGAAACGCACGGACGACGGTCTCGCCGCCAACCTTGCGGAGCTTCGCCAGACCAGGCAGAATATTAAAGCGTCCCAGCGCTCCGGTCAAAATTAA
- the mraZ gene encoding division/cell wall cluster transcriptional repressor MraZ, whose translation MLIGEYQHNIDTKGRVIVPARFREDLGEHFYITKGLDGCLFVLSPEEWTRLQDKVKAMPISKARGLQRFFFSGAAEVEPDKQGRILIPQVLRDHAQLTKDVTFIGTSSRAEIWDSKRWNDFNSNLTEESIAEAMDMLEL comes from the coding sequence ATGTTGATCGGCGAGTACCAACATAATATAGACACGAAAGGCCGTGTGATCGTTCCGGCCAGATTCCGTGAGGATCTGGGCGAGCATTTTTACATCACAAAGGGGCTGGACGGCTGCCTGTTTGTGCTTTCACCCGAGGAGTGGACAAGGCTTCAGGACAAGGTAAAGGCAATGCCGATTTCCAAAGCGAGAGGCCTTCAGCGCTTTTTCTTTTCCGGCGCGGCGGAAGTCGAACCGGACAAGCAGGGGCGTATCCTCATTCCGCAGGTCCTGCGCGACCACGCGCAGCTTACAAAGGACGTGACCTTCATCGGTACGTCCAGCCGGGCGGAAATTTGGGACAGCAAACGCTGGAATGACTTCAATTCCAACTTGACAGAGGAAAGCATAGCCGAGGCAATGGATATGCTTGAGCTTTAA
- the rsmH gene encoding 16S rRNA (cytosine(1402)-N(4))-methyltransferase RsmH: MEFLHKPVLFDETIESLDIHPDGVYIDGTAGGGGHSQAIADRLTTGRLLSIDQDPDAVKAVTERLKAYRCSTVYQANFSEMAEVAASLKLVPADGVLLDIGVSSYQLDNPERGFSYHSDAPLDMRMSQTGVSAADLVNSLSWQELAQIISRYGEDRNARGIAKGIVKAREQKPIQTTLALAEIIKESVPAAVRREQGHPARKTFQALRIAVNGELDRLSEGLDAAFSILKPGGRLAVITFHSLEDRIVKQRMASWCTGCTCPPDFPVCVCGKKPKAELLYKKGLAPGEAELKENPRSRSARLRVCIKL, encoded by the coding sequence ATGGAATTTCTTCATAAGCCGGTTTTGTTCGATGAAACCATTGAAAGCCTCGATATTCATCCGGACGGCGTTTATATTGACGGGACCGCGGGCGGCGGAGGGCATTCGCAGGCCATTGCGGACCGGCTGACTACGGGCAGGCTCCTTTCCATCGATCAGGACCCCGACGCGGTCAAAGCCGTGACCGAAAGGCTGAAAGCCTACCGCTGTTCCACTGTTTATCAGGCGAATTTCTCCGAAATGGCCGAAGTGGCGGCAAGCCTGAAGCTTGTCCCCGCCGACGGCGTTTTACTCGATATAGGGGTGTCCTCCTATCAGCTGGACAACCCGGAGCGCGGGTTCTCCTACCATTCGGACGCGCCCCTTGACATGCGCATGAGCCAAACGGGCGTTTCCGCCGCGGATCTGGTCAACAGCCTCTCGTGGCAGGAGCTTGCGCAGATCATCAGCCGTTACGGCGAAGACAGGAATGCGCGCGGCATTGCGAAGGGAATCGTAAAGGCCCGGGAACAGAAACCGATTCAGACGACCCTTGCGCTTGCGGAGATCATCAAGGAATCCGTCCCCGCGGCGGTCCGCCGCGAACAGGGGCATCCCGCGAGGAAAACCTTTCAGGCGCTCAGAATCGCGGTCAACGGGGAACTGGACAGGCTGTCCGAAGGACTGGACGCCGCGTTTTCCATCTTAAAGCCCGGCGGAAGACTCGCGGTCATTACGTTCCATTCGCTGGAGGACAGAATCGTAAAGCAGCGCATGGCTTCCTGGTGTACGGGCTGTACCTGCCCGCCGGATTTTCCGGTCTGTGTGTGCGGCAAAAAGCCGAAAGCAGAGCTGCTCTACAAAAAAGGGCTTGCACCGGGTGAGGCGGAGCTGAAAGAAAATCCCCGCAGCCGCAGCGCAAGGCTCCGCGTCTGCATTAAATTGTAA
- a CDS encoding penicillin-binding transpeptidase domain-containing protein, translated as MAKGTTIRMWRRTIFVLVVLIAVGFGAIIFSLARLQLVEGESLQTRAVDQQLKDTSISAQRGTIYDCNMKPLAQSATVWKVVLEPAFITDKNREKIADGLAKILDMDKNEIIERSKKKTYYDELKRKVETDVKDEVLKFKADNDIGSGIRLIEDYKRYYPYGAFAASVLGFTGTDSQGLYGIEKQYDSYLTGVPGKLVTAKNAIGTDMPFQYEQKVEAQNGSSLVLTIDEVVQHFLEKNLEEGVITNKVGNRACAIVMNVKTGAILGMAVKGDFDPNNPFVVADQTEAAQIAAMPEGKEKTVALKAAQEKQWRNKSVSDTYYPGSVFKMVTGSSAMEEGVVNENSTFFCSGSIKVSDRTIHCWRSYGHGSETFVQGLCNSCNPVFVQLGERLGPDNFFKYFTAFGLTAKTGIDLPGESRSIYYTAAQLNPVELATESFGQNFSITPIQMITAASAVANGGYMVQPHVVSQIIDADGNIVKSADTTPKRQVISTDISQRMCKILQTNATIGTAKNGYLPGYRVGGKTGTSQKMDVFQKTGTMQYIASYLGFAPADDPQVAMLVFFDEPHGDSYYGAAVAGPVFSRTMEEILPYLGVERKYTDSELAKLDVNAPDVVGKTITEAKADLAKMKLTPKVYGSGDKIVSQVPEPGKTIPQNGTVVLFTDDSGSSKTVTVPKLTGLSLSAANKKAADAGINISISGAALTNGTNPVSNSQSIAEGTKVAPGTVVTVGFIEPNQVE; from the coding sequence ATGGCAAAAGGGACGACAATCAGAATGTGGCGCCGTACGATCTTTGTGCTGGTCGTGCTGATCGCCGTCGGCTTCGGCGCGATTATTTTCAGTCTTGCCAGACTGCAGCTGGTGGAGGGGGAGAGCCTTCAGACCCGCGCGGTCGACCAGCAGCTGAAGGATACCTCCATCAGCGCCCAGCGCGGTACGATCTATGACTGCAATATGAAGCCGCTCGCCCAGAGCGCCACCGTGTGGAAGGTAGTGCTGGAGCCCGCGTTTATCACGGATAAGAACCGGGAAAAAATCGCGGACGGCCTGGCGAAGATTCTGGACATGGACAAAAACGAAATCATCGAGCGCAGCAAGAAAAAAACATATTACGACGAGCTCAAGCGCAAGGTGGAAACGGATGTAAAGGATGAGGTCCTCAAGTTCAAGGCGGACAATGACATCGGCAGCGGAATCCGGCTGATCGAGGACTATAAAAGATATTACCCGTACGGAGCGTTCGCGGCTTCCGTTCTGGGCTTTACCGGTACGGACAGCCAGGGCCTTTACGGCATTGAAAAGCAGTACGACAGCTATCTGACCGGCGTGCCGGGAAAGCTGGTCACCGCGAAAAACGCCATCGGTACGGATATGCCCTTTCAGTATGAGCAGAAGGTGGAAGCCCAGAACGGTTCCAGCCTTGTGTTGACTATCGACGAGGTGGTCCAGCACTTCCTTGAAAAAAATCTGGAGGAAGGCGTTATCACCAACAAGGTCGGCAACCGCGCCTGCGCGATCGTCATGAATGTGAAGACCGGCGCGATTTTGGGGATGGCGGTCAAAGGGGATTTCGACCCGAACAATCCGTTTGTCGTGGCCGACCAGACAGAGGCCGCCCAGATTGCCGCGATGCCCGAGGGAAAAGAGAAAACCGTCGCGCTGAAAGCCGCGCAGGAAAAGCAGTGGAGAAACAAGTCGGTCAGCGATACCTATTATCCGGGCTCCGTTTTCAAAATGGTGACGGGTTCCTCCGCGATGGAAGAGGGCGTGGTCAATGAAAACTCGACCTTCTTCTGCAGCGGCTCCATCAAGGTGTCGGACAGAACGATTCACTGCTGGAGGTCGTACGGCCACGGCAGCGAAACCTTTGTGCAGGGACTCTGCAATTCCTGCAATCCGGTTTTCGTACAGCTCGGCGAAAGGCTGGGCCCCGACAATTTCTTTAAGTACTTTACCGCGTTCGGCCTGACGGCCAAGACGGGCATTGATCTGCCCGGCGAGTCGCGCAGCATCTATTATACCGCCGCCCAGCTGAACCCCGTGGAGCTTGCCACGGAATCCTTCGGGCAGAACTTCAGTATTACGCCTATTCAGATGATTACCGCGGCCTCTGCGGTCGCCAACGGCGGCTATATGGTGCAGCCCCATGTGGTCAGCCAGATTATCGACGCCGACGGCAATATCGTGAAATCCGCCGATACAACGCCGAAGCGTCAGGTGATTTCCACCGACATTTCCCAGCGCATGTGCAAAATCCTGCAGACCAACGCCACCATCGGCACGGCGAAAAACGGCTATCTGCCCGGCTACCGTGTCGGCGGAAAGACCGGTACGTCCCAGAAGATGGATGTGTTCCAGAAGACCGGAACCATGCAGTACATCGCGTCCTATCTGGGCTTTGCCCCCGCGGACGATCCGCAGGTAGCCATGCTGGTGTTCTTTGACGAACCGCACGGCGACAGCTACTACGGCGCCGCCGTAGCCGGCCCTGTTTTCTCCAGAACGATGGAGGAAATCCTGCCGTACCTCGGCGTGGAACGCAAATATACCGATTCGGAGCTGGCGAAGCTTGACGTAAACGCTCCGGATGTTGTGGGAAAGACCATTACAGAGGCCAAAGCGGATCTTGCCAAGATGAAGCTAACGCCGAAGGTTTACGGAAGCGGGGACAAAATTGTTTCTCAGGTTCCGGAACCGGGCAAAACCATTCCGCAGAACGGTACGGTGGTGCTGTTTACGGACGATTCGGGTTCCAGCAAGACGGTCACGGTGCCGAAACTGACCGGGCTTTCCCTTTCCGCCGCCAACAAGAAGGCCGCGGACGCGGGAATCAATATCAGTATCTCCGGTGCGGCGCTGACCAACGGGACCAACCCGGTATCCAATTCTCAAAGTATTGCCGAGGGCACCAAGGTGGCACCCGGAACAGTGGTAACCGTCGGATTTATAGAGCCGAATCAGGTGGAGTAA
- the mraY gene encoding phospho-N-acetylmuramoyl-pentapeptide-transferase, translated as MNSVWIISTVILSFGITALLGRWMVPFLHKINFGQTIREVGPRWHQKKNGTPTMGGFMFMIGIVAAVLVCVPLYYSVTEKNSLEMMMRTKVFGGLLMAIGFGAVGFFDDYIKVVKKRNLGLNVRQKLVLQFIIAAAYLYSLRLAGSTSATLIPFVGSVDLGVWYWVIALLGIVGMVNAVNFTDGIDGLNATVTFFVSLFFMLIAGMIGIHGISIFAAAAAGGCLGFLIWNMNPAKVFMGDTGSLFLGGIVCALGFGLNLPILILPLGIIYICEILSVVLQVSYFKATHGKRLFKMSPIHHHFEMCGWGELKICRVFGLVTVLFGIGSALLVYYGF; from the coding sequence ATGAACTCGGTTTGGATCATTTCCACGGTTATTCTTTCCTTTGGAATCACCGCTCTGCTCGGCAGATGGATGGTACCTTTTCTGCATAAGATCAATTTCGGCCAGACGATCCGTGAGGTCGGTCCCAGGTGGCACCAGAAGAAAAACGGTACCCCGACGATGGGCGGCTTTATGTTTATGATCGGGATTGTCGCCGCCGTTCTGGTCTGTGTGCCGCTTTATTACAGCGTGACCGAAAAGAATTCCTTGGAAATGATGATGAGGACGAAAGTTTTCGGCGGCCTGCTGATGGCAATCGGCTTTGGGGCGGTCGGATTTTTCGACGATTATATCAAGGTTGTCAAAAAGCGCAATCTGGGACTGAACGTGCGGCAGAAGCTCGTTCTGCAGTTTATCATCGCGGCCGCCTATCTCTATTCGCTGCGCCTGGCCGGAAGCACCTCCGCCACGCTGATTCCGTTTGTGGGCAGCGTCGATCTGGGCGTCTGGTACTGGGTCATCGCGCTGCTCGGCATTGTCGGAATGGTGAACGCCGTCAATTTCACGGACGGCATCGACGGGCTGAACGCTACGGTTACTTTTTTCGTAAGCCTTTTTTTCATGCTGATTGCCGGCATGATCGGCATTCACGGGATCAGTATTTTTGCCGCCGCCGCCGCGGGCGGGTGCCTCGGCTTCCTGATCTGGAACATGAACCCGGCGAAGGTCTTTATGGGGGACACCGGCTCGCTTTTTCTGGGCGGAATCGTGTGCGCTCTCGGCTTCGGGCTGAATCTTCCGATTTTGATTTTGCCGCTCGGTATTATTTATATCTGCGAAATTCTTTCCGTTGTGCTTCAGGTGTCTTATTTTAAGGCAACGCACGGAAAGCGGCTCTTTAAAATGAGCCCGATTCATCATCACTTTGAAATGTGCGGATGGGGAGAGCTGAAAATCTGCCGCGTGTTCGGTCTGGTGACGGTGCTGTTCGGCATCGGCTCCGCCCTTCTCGTATATTATGGATTTTGA
- the ftsW gene encoding putative lipid II flippase FtsW — protein MDMPFLFLILTLLVIGLVMLFSASYANAYYRHGSSYFFISRQAVFAVLGVTAMIFISYFDYHHLHKFAIPFLLLSFMMLALVLFMPRINGVHRWIDLGPLGQFQPSELSKFAVILVFSHLISLNFKRMDTFRYGVLPYILILGATVGLLVLEPHISATVIMVLLAGVMLFIGGVRLRWFGLAFGGAGAAVAYLVLFTQKFSYANDRIVAWLDPFSTASKAIMEDTWQTRQSLYAIGSGGLLGLGLGQSRQKYLYLPEPQNDFIFAIVCEELGFIGALIIIILFAMLVWRGITISLKAKDKFGMLLGIGLVVQVGLQVVLNIAVVTNTIPNTGISLPFFSYGGTSLVILLAEMGIVLSISRTSAIEKT, from the coding sequence ATGGATATGCCCTTTTTGTTTTTGATTCTCACCCTGCTTGTCATCGGTTTGGTGATGCTCTTTTCGGCGAGCTATGCCAACGCGTACTACCGCCATGGAAGCAGCTACTTCTTTATCAGCCGCCAGGCTGTCTTTGCGGTTCTGGGCGTTACCGCCATGATTTTTATCTCGTATTTCGATTACCACCATCTGCACAAGTTCGCCATTCCCTTTCTCCTTTTATCCTTTATGATGCTGGCCCTTGTGCTTTTTATGCCGCGTATCAACGGCGTTCACCGCTGGATCGATCTGGGGCCGTTAGGGCAGTTCCAGCCGTCCGAACTCTCCAAATTCGCGGTGATACTGGTGTTTTCCCACCTGATTTCCCTCAATTTCAAACGGATGGATACCTTTCGGTACGGCGTTCTGCCGTATATTTTGATTCTTGGCGCCACAGTCGGCCTGCTGGTGCTGGAACCCCATATTTCCGCCACCGTCATTATGGTGCTTCTGGCCGGGGTGATGCTGTTTATCGGCGGGGTCCGCCTGCGCTGGTTCGGGCTTGCGTTCGGCGGCGCCGGCGCGGCGGTCGCTTACCTGGTTCTGTTTACGCAGAAGTTCAGCTATGCCAATGACCGTATTGTCGCCTGGCTGGACCCTTTTTCCACGGCGAGCAAGGCGATTATGGAGGACACCTGGCAGACGCGGCAGTCGCTTTACGCAATCGGCTCCGGCGGCCTGCTCGGGCTGGGGCTCGGCCAGTCGAGGCAGAAATATCTGTATCTTCCCGAACCGCAGAACGATTTCATTTTTGCGATCGTCTGTGAGGAGCTGGGCTTCATCGGCGCGCTGATCATCATCATCCTGTTTGCCATGCTGGTCTGGCGCGGCATCACCATTTCGCTCAAGGCCAAGGACAAATTCGGCATGCTGCTCGGGATCGGGCTGGTCGTTCAGGTCGGGCTTCAGGTGGTCCTGAATATCGCCGTTGTGACCAACACCATTCCGAACACCGGTATCAGCCTGCCGTTTTTCAGCTACGGGGGCACGTCGCTGGTCATCCTGCTGGCGGAGATGGGAATCGTGCTCTCCATCTCGCGAACGTCGGCGATTGAAAAAACTTAG
- the murG gene encoding undecaprenyldiphospho-muramoylpentapeptide beta-N-acetylglucosaminyltransferase, which produces MKVLFAGGGTAGHINPALAIAGYLREKEPDAQILYVGAKGGMEERLVPAAGFDFESITISGFQRKLNWKNIKKNVKTVVHVFTSSREARKIIREFQPDLCVGTGGYVAGPVLREAMKMKIPSVIHEQNAFPGVTNKMLSKHADRTMLAVLDAQKYLDPAARCVLTGNPVRQAVIRANREESRKALHLDERPVILSFGGSLGARKINEAAADLLVKSARTDRFQHIHGYGQWGGWFPDLLKEKGLNLSEHPHIDVREYINNMPECLAAADLVICRAGAISLSELQAQGKAAILIPSPNVAENHQYHNAMAMVSRKAAAILEEKDLSGPALCKMVDDLFRQPETIRSLGENAHSMAILDTNERIYKIMKEVLAGT; this is translated from the coding sequence ATGAAAGTTCTATTTGCCGGCGGCGGCACCGCGGGACATATCAACCCGGCGCTTGCCATTGCCGGGTATCTTCGTGAAAAGGAGCCGGACGCACAGATCCTTTACGTCGGCGCGAAGGGCGGGATGGAGGAACGGCTGGTTCCCGCCGCGGGTTTCGACTTTGAGAGTATCACCATTTCCGGCTTTCAGCGTAAGCTGAACTGGAAAAATATCAAAAAAAATGTAAAGACCGTGGTCCATGTTTTCACTTCGAGCCGGGAGGCCCGCAAAATCATTCGGGAGTTTCAGCCCGATCTCTGTGTGGGTACCGGCGGCTATGTGGCCGGGCCGGTCCTGCGCGAAGCGATGAAGATGAAAATTCCGTCGGTCATCCACGAGCAGAATGCGTTTCCGGGCGTGACCAATAAAATGCTCTCCAAACACGCGGACAGAACGATGCTTGCGGTATTGGACGCTCAGAAATATCTCGACCCGGCGGCCAGATGCGTCCTTACCGGCAACCCGGTGAGACAGGCCGTCATCCGCGCGAACCGGGAGGAATCCCGTAAAGCGCTGCATCTGGACGAGCGTCCGGTGATCCTTTCGTTCGGCGGAAGCCTCGGCGCCCGTAAAATCAACGAGGCCGCTGCCGACCTGCTCGTCAAAAGCGCCCGGACGGACCGTTTCCAGCATATTCACGGCTACGGCCAGTGGGGCGGATGGTTTCCCGACCTGCTGAAAGAAAAGGGGCTGAATCTGTCGGAGCATCCCCATATCGATGTCCGGGAATATATCAACAATATGCCCGAATGCCTTGCCGCCGCGGACCTTGTGATCTGCCGTGCGGGAGCAATCTCTCTCAGCGAGCTGCAGGCGCAGGGGAAGGCGGCTATTCTGATTCCGTCGCCCAATGTGGCGGAAAATCATCAGTATCACAACGCCATGGCCATGGTCAGCCGCAAGGCGGCCGCCATTTTAGAGGAAAAAGATCTTTCCGGCCCGGCCCTGTGCAAAATGGTGGACGACCTTTTCCGGCAGCCAGAAACCATCCGGTCGCTGGGGGAAAACGCGCACAGTATGGCGATTCTTGATACCAATGAACGAATTTACAAAATCATGAAAGAGGTATTGGCAGGCACCTGA
- the murA gene encoding UDP-N-acetylglucosamine 1-carboxyvinyltransferase, with translation MSELLIQGPNKLQGEIHIHGAKNSTLPLMAASLLCSGQCILHNCPILSDVDTSLKILRYLGCHVERSGSDVTIDPSSANEYEIPDLLMREMRSSIIFLGAIVSRMGKAELSFPGGCELGPRPIDLHLLALRKMGVIINEDHGCLKCSAPNGIQGACINLSFPSVGATENIIIAASRAKGTTVITNAAREPEIWDLADFLNSCGAKIQGAGESTVVIEGVAGLTGCEHSVIPDRIAAATYLTAAAITGSTLTVASVIPEHISPVIPAFEECGCQIDILGRNIKITAPKRLGRVKSIRTMPYPGFPTDAQAPVMAMTTLADGTSIFVENIFESRYKHVGELMRLGANIKVEGRVAIVEGVSRLSGAPVEAADLRGGAALVVAGLAAQGTTLISGLKHLDRGYESIEKSLAMLGADIKRI, from the coding sequence ATGTCAGAGCTTTTAATACAGGGACCGAATAAATTACAGGGTGAAATCCATATCCACGGCGCAAAAAACAGCACATTGCCTCTTATGGCGGCTTCTTTACTCTGTAGTGGCCAATGCATACTACATAATTGTCCTATTTTGTCGGATGTGGACACATCCTTAAAGATTTTGCGGTATCTCGGCTGCCATGTGGAACGCTCCGGCAGCGACGTGACCATTGACCCGAGCAGTGCAAACGAATATGAGATACCGGACCTTCTGATGCGTGAAATGCGCTCCTCCATTATTTTTTTGGGAGCGATCGTCAGCCGGATGGGCAAAGCGGAGCTTTCCTTCCCCGGCGGCTGTGAGCTTGGCCCAAGACCCATTGACCTGCACCTTCTGGCGCTGCGGAAAATGGGAGTCATCATTAACGAAGACCACGGCTGTCTGAAATGCAGCGCGCCGAACGGGATTCAGGGGGCCTGTATCAATCTGTCGTTCCCAAGCGTGGGGGCTACGGAAAACATCATCATCGCGGCCAGCCGCGCAAAGGGGACTACGGTCATCACCAACGCGGCGCGCGAACCCGAAATCTGGGATCTGGCCGATTTTCTGAATTCCTGCGGCGCGAAAATCCAGGGAGCCGGAGAAAGCACCGTCGTCATTGAAGGAGTCGCAGGCCTGACCGGGTGTGAACACAGCGTGATTCCCGACCGCATCGCGGCGGCAACCTATTTAACGGCGGCCGCGATCACCGGCAGCACGCTCACGGTTGCCAGCGTGATCCCCGAACATATTTCACCCGTTATCCCCGCTTTTGAAGAGTGCGGGTGCCAGATCGATATTCTGGGCCGCAACATTAAAATAACGGCGCCGAAACGGCTGGGAAGAGTCAAAAGCATCCGGACGATGCCCTACCCCGGGTTCCCGACCGACGCGCAGGCGCCGGTGATGGCAATGACCACGCTGGCGGACGGCACCAGTATTTTTGTTGAAAATATTTTTGAAAGCCGCTATAAGCATGTCGGAGAGCTGATGCGCCTGGGAGCCAACATCAAGGTGGAGGGGCGCGTCGCGATCGTCGAGGGGGTCAGCCGGCTGTCCGGCGCGCCGGTGGAGGCCGCGGACCTGCGCGGCGGAGCCGCCTTAGTGGTAGCAGGGCTTGCGGCGCAGGGCACCACGCTGATTTCCGGTTTAAAGCATCTGGACCGCGGCTACGAGAGCATTGAAAAGAGCCTGGCTATGCTGGGAGCGGACATTAAAAGAATTTAA
- a CDS encoding cell division protein FtsQ/DivIB: protein MDRNRRNSKDAIPRVYDKKSGEYRPVSEWEEQGAGARVGAKYASPKRRADNRKRRRRRFLLLFYVFLFLTVIVGAVVVSLTVLFKIETIEVSGTSRYPAQEIVQAGGIRKGENLFLAHTKSAAAAIQQKLPYIGTAKVSRRLPAKIVIEVTEEAVSGAIEYKGKYAVVSANGKVLELAEKMPENCTSIKGLSLSKAEAGKAVVYADASQKETFQSLSAAISANKFEKITEMDFSNPYKIQVVYDGRIIMNLGLPSDLDYKLRFAKRIFDEGRIKENERGTLNLSVVVEDNNAFFDPNYSVSSPASSSASSSASSSKASQPSQNSSG, encoded by the coding sequence ATGGACAGGAACCGAAGAAACAGCAAGGATGCCATCCCGCGCGTTTACGACAAGAAAAGCGGGGAATACCGTCCTGTCTCCGAATGGGAAGAACAGGGCGCGGGCGCGCGCGTCGGCGCAAAATACGCTTCGCCGAAGCGCAGGGCAGATAACCGGAAAAGGCGCAGGCGAAGGTTCCTTCTGCTGTTTTACGTTTTCCTGTTTCTCACGGTGATTGTGGGGGCGGTGGTCGTTTCCCTGACCGTCCTGTTTAAAATAGAGACCATAGAGGTTTCCGGGACCTCCCGCTATCCGGCGCAGGAGATTGTGCAGGCGGGAGGAATCCGGAAAGGGGAAAATCTTTTCCTTGCCCATACCAAAAGCGCGGCGGCCGCCATCCAGCAAAAGCTGCCGTATATCGGCACGGCGAAGGTTTCCCGGCGCCTTCCTGCCAAGATTGTGATCGAGGTAACGGAGGAAGCCGTTTCCGGCGCGATCGAGTACAAGGGAAAATACGCGGTGGTCAGCGCAAACGGCAAGGTGCTTGAGCTGGCGGAAAAGATGCCGGAAAACTGCACCTCCATCAAAGGGCTTTCGCTTTCCAAAGCCGAGGCCGGGAAAGCTGTCGTTTACGCGGACGCTTCTCAGAAAGAGACCTTTCAGAGCCTCAGCGCCGCGATCAGCGCCAACAAGTTTGAAAAGATTACGGAGATGGATTTCAGCAATCCATACAAAATCCAGGTTGTCTACGACGGACGCATTATTATGAACCTTGGCCTGCCGTCCGATCTGGATTATAAACTCCGCTTTGCAAAACGTATTTTTGATGAGGGAAGAATCAAGGAGAACGAACGGGGCACGCTGAATCTTTCCGTAGTAGTGGAAGACAACAACGCCTTCTTTGATCCCAACTATTCGGTTTCCTCTCCCGCGTCTTCTTCCGCGTCTTCTTCTGCGTCCTCTTCCAAGGCGAGTCAGCCTTCACAAAATAGCAGTGGATAG
- the ftsZ gene encoding cell division protein FtsZ, giving the protein MSFEIDNDFDNIVQIKVIGVGGGGGNAIDRMVTMGVQGVEFISVNTDKQALYRSKATQKIQIGEKVTHGKGAGSKPEMGQKAADESREAIAAAIRGSDMVFITAGMGGGTGTGAAPIVAEIARDMGVLTVGIVTKPFDFEGRRRMEQAESGITALREHVDSLVVIPNERLKLVSEQRITLINAFSIADDVLRQGVQSISDLIKLPGLVNLDFADVTAVMKDAGYAHMGVGRASGKDKAETAANMAISSPLLETAINGAKGVIINITSSPDIGLDEIETASSMIAEQAHQDANIIWGAAFDENMDDEMSVTVIATGFATTNGTVFSSDKPEQDAKRDEPAKPVSKPNPIDDEDFTDIMSIFNRK; this is encoded by the coding sequence ATGTCTTTCGAGATTGACAATGACTTTGACAACATTGTGCAGATTAAAGTAATCGGTGTGGGCGGCGGCGGCGGAAACGCGATTGACCGCATGGTCACTATGGGTGTCCAGGGCGTTGAGTTTATCAGTGTAAATACGGACAAACAGGCGCTTTACCGTTCCAAGGCCACACAGAAAATACAGATCGGAGAAAAAGTCACGCACGGAAAGGGCGCGGGCTCCAAGCCGGAAATGGGGCAGAAGGCCGCGGATGAAAGCCGCGAAGCCATCGCGGCCGCCATCAGGGGCAGCGACATGGTTTTCATCACCGCCGGTATGGGCGGCGGGACAGGCACCGGCGCCGCACCGATTGTCGCGGAGATTGCGCGCGACATGGGCGTTCTGACCGTTGGAATTGTGACCAAGCCCTTTGATTTTGAAGGCCGGCGCCGTATGGAGCAGGCCGAAAGCGGAATTACCGCCCTGCGCGAGCATGTGGACTCCCTTGTTGTCATCCCGAATGAAAGACTGAAGCTGGTCAGCGAACAGCGCATCACCCTTATCAACGCCTTCTCCATTGCCGACGATGTTCTCCGTCAGGGCGTACAGAGCATTTCGGATCTGATCAAGCTGCCCGGCCTTGTCAACCTGGACTTTGCAGACGTCACCGCGGTCATGAAGGACGCCGGCTACGCGCACATGGGCGTGGGCAGGGCTTCCGGCAAGGATAAAGCGGAAACCGCCGCCAATATGGCGATTTCCAGCCCGCTTCTCGAAACCGCCATCAACGGTGCCAAGGGCGTCATTATCAATATTACCTCTTCGCCGGACATCGGTCTGGATGAAATCGAGACAGCCTCTTCCATGATTGCTGAACAGGCGCATCAGGATGCCAACATTATCTGGGGCGCGGCGTTCGATGAGAACATGGACGACGAAATGAGTGTTACGGTCATCGCCACGGGCTTCGCCACCACCAACGGAACGGTTTTCTCTTCGGACAAGCCGGAGCAGGACGCCAAACGGGACGAGCCCGCAAAGCCGGTCAGCAAGCCCAACCCGATCGACGACGAGGACTTCACCGACATCATGTCGATTTTTAACCGCAAATAA